The following proteins are encoded in a genomic region of Streptomyces sp. NBC_01723:
- a CDS encoding sigma-70 family RNA polymerase sigma factor: MARQFELDRPRLRAVAYRILGSLGEADDALQDAWLRADRTDTSDVANPSGWLTTVVARVCLNMLRARAGRREEPLEDVLPGPRSGARSGPRPVDPEEEAQLADSVGIALLIVLDTLGPAERLAFVLHDMFDVPFGDIAEMLDKTPAATRQLASRARRRVRGVPAPVADPPRRRRAVDAYLAATRGGDFDALVSLLHPDVVLRADAAVIPTAEPVTMSGMEPVARGAMASMARARSAAVVLVDGLAGIATAAHGRLGVVLRFTFADDDRITGIDVIAEPERLNELDITGVS, encoded by the coding sequence ATGGCACGTCAGTTCGAGTTGGATCGGCCCCGGCTGCGAGCGGTCGCGTACCGGATCCTCGGCTCCCTCGGCGAGGCCGACGACGCCCTCCAGGACGCCTGGCTGCGCGCCGACCGCACGGACACCTCCGACGTGGCGAACCCCTCAGGCTGGCTCACCACGGTCGTCGCCCGGGTCTGCCTCAACATGCTCCGCGCCCGCGCGGGCCGCCGCGAGGAGCCGCTGGAGGACGTGCTCCCCGGGCCCCGGTCCGGCGCACGGTCCGGCCCCCGGCCGGTCGATCCGGAGGAGGAGGCCCAGCTCGCCGACTCCGTCGGGATCGCGCTGCTGATCGTCCTGGACACCCTGGGCCCCGCCGAACGGCTCGCGTTCGTGCTGCACGACATGTTCGACGTGCCCTTCGGCGACATCGCCGAGATGCTCGACAAGACCCCCGCGGCCACCCGCCAGCTGGCCAGCCGCGCCCGCCGCCGGGTCCGGGGCGTCCCCGCGCCGGTCGCCGACCCGCCCCGCCGGCGCCGCGCGGTCGACGCCTACCTGGCGGCCACCCGCGGCGGCGACTTCGACGCGCTGGTCTCGCTGCTCCACCCGGACGTCGTCCTGCGCGCCGACGCCGCGGTCATCCCGACGGCCGAGCCCGTCACCATGTCCGGCATGGAGCCGGTGGCCAGGGGAGCGATGGCCTCGATGGCCAGGGCGCGGTCCGCCGCCGTCGTCCTCGTCGACGGCCTGGCCGGCATCGCGACCGCCGCACACGGCCGGCTGGGCGTGGTCCTCCGCTTCACCTTCGCGGACGACGACCGCATCACCGGCATCGACGTGATCGCGGAACCGGAACGCCTGAACGAACTGGACATCACGGGCGTAAGCTGA
- a CDS encoding DUF3515 family protein, translating into MRIGNPLPVALRRKPTTRTWIWLTVAVVAVTGGLFYVDGHRVSAAPHADDAKCDKVVSRLPDDIPGASRDWALGDGVASWGGQKAVFRCGAEELPPNINLCVTVDGVDWVLDEDRLKRDGVSVLRTYGRSPAVEFTYDGPREEVGGILTALDPAVRWIPQQRKCIGLDDADVL; encoded by the coding sequence ATGCGGATCGGCAACCCCCTCCCCGTCGCCCTGCGCCGAAAGCCCACCACCCGGACCTGGATCTGGCTGACCGTCGCCGTCGTCGCCGTGACCGGCGGGCTCTTCTACGTCGACGGCCACCGCGTCTCCGCCGCCCCGCACGCGGACGACGCCAAGTGCGACAAGGTCGTCTCCCGCCTGCCGGACGACATACCCGGCGCCTCCCGCGACTGGGCCCTGGGCGACGGGGTCGCGTCCTGGGGCGGCCAGAAGGCGGTCTTCCGGTGCGGCGCCGAGGAACTGCCGCCGAACATCAACCTCTGCGTCACCGTCGACGGCGTCGACTGGGTCCTGGACGAGGACCGGCTGAAGCGCGACGGCGTGAGCGTGCTGCGGACGTACGGCCGCTCGCCGGCCGTGGAGTTCACGTACGACGGCCCGCGCGAGGAGGTGGGCGGCATCCTCACCGCGCTCGACCCCGCCGTGCGGTGGATCCCGCAGCAGCGCAAGTGCATCGGCCTGGACGACGCCGACGTCCTGTAG